The Streptomyces cynarae genome contains a region encoding:
- a CDS encoding DEAD/DEAH box helicase, producing the protein MKPTLAAAQLRGSLTQYLTTTYALADEDTRLALERFLGDPDTGIFRGPYLRIRTPFHPADDGWRSALEWQPSFTPWRHQAKAWERLSTYKGAAEPTLVTTGTGSGKTESFLIPVLDHCRRQKALGRRGVKAVLLYPMNALATDQAGRIGDYLAQPELAQVTAGLYIGDKPDTDFRRVMTRREEMRQSPPDVLITNYKMLDLLLQRAEDRPLWEGADPAYVVLDEFHTYDGAQGTDVAMLLRRLAAAVGASKPERPLGSICPVATSATLGEGGGDTGGILMVAEQVFGVPFGPDSVVSEERLSADDFVGDIDYELPEPPSPKEVIEVSGGPGVESDPDRLDLDGLAERLLGRRGLDAFQIGRLLKKHDFTHGVLALLNGEPLDEWGLRDRMARFGYAWARTARENPRLALEALSRFVALLSSARDPESDERRPRPLLHIEAHLWVRPVSRVLSGVGARPEFRWYEDERAVARRSALTAASASEDLADSDEWPMADSRRPQALPGSDTVQRPAQAHLPAIYCRVCGRSGWATLSPEADPQKLETSPQRIWSAALGRDKRRLRYFISATPAEARDALAALTGTGPKRAGGVDPQSVVVLDGAESTYRMPVAEDGEGLQDAWFARAILGKKTADQAARDDTCPACNADNGIRFLGTALAALASATVTQLFTGGHEIALAPEERKTLLFNDSTQDAAHRAGYVANASYKFSLRSLLAHQLDDSGTPLPLNDLIGDVLDSVDDPQTLAAVVPPDLHDEPGVDRLLSGRGTGDARTWKLIGERLAFATVMEFGLRSRLGRTLELTRTTAAEVVVEEPDRIVALARDLHLTLPGQLGLDSGLPTPERYLAYVRGLLERLRLRGGVRHRWLDTWIKEAGVNQYLISGQRPEGMPAFPEGYVAPPRFLLDGPKEKTKFDTITGRGNWYQDWTRRCLGLDAAQATEYLRRLLPVLADEGVLSVRTAKDRTTRVYGLQPGHIQVRLLADDLVNKAFVSCEECGWQQVVPPERRTRWYGHPCPRWRCTGILTPPQSGMSSTGAGSGGFGGKLERDYRADYYRRLYLTGGTYRVVTAEHTGMLTRPERERVERTFRQGTHYTDPNVLSCTPTLELGIDIGDLSAVLLGSLPGGPANYVQRAGRAGRRTGNALVVAFGGRRARDRYYLDDPTEMIAGDIVPPGCYLSAVEILRRQYTAHLLDRAARGELTTSDGEPLMPLPRLSSALFGTTGWCQDLSDAALTHGARLVEEFLALFPQAPGGPDDDRGVSLHAADELRAYATGGIARALQEAEEEWTARREELRRRIAAIDTAVDGLLAEDREQGAERRELLAERRATGELLRELSQASAHGALVELGLLPNYSLTDTTTSLEATLYWKEAAGDDEGTEAPEGDDERRNWVYRSEVRDYERSRKLSLTELAPGNSFYVNGYRHVVRALDIGSPERRAWAVWRLCPACGYARAHGDPKNDTSPCPRCGSREIADAGCLHHVLQPRRVMSRDKRDDARVRDDRDERDRRRYAVLTTVDIDPAHLAAGSWRHDAAVFGADFTRKAVVRTLNLGVDRQDGSSTVPLAGDDVRLNPFFVCASCGGATADGRPVVDQSQHALTASLARTTRASAHHQLWCPRRRLRGSGEEQGAGLDVPLLLAHELTTEAVRILLPASVARAKERLASFTAALFAGIAARYGGDPDHIDITAASMPDGEDRDWPRRFLVVYDRLPGGTGYLHRLATSDGFREVLLKAREVIESCGCLEKGLDGCHRCLLRRVPPADYDKVSRNEVRQMLDELLGADGERWRTSPVTTTQHIPMHRQAESDLEVLFIDTLREWAGLPESRASGDAYITPAGTHALDLRLTAADGTTLSWRVSQQRVLDGTRPDVLFERVDAPGPRVAVYLDGYEFHAGREHNRVGDDADKRTRLRAEGLRVFQLTYGDVKEWQRRVRDTGYAGAGPADPVWEPYGDQAQGKARDYYATVLGGLAGELAETVWVNPAVQLVEYLRRPDAKRWQWRAEAALAGFMGAGARPVALPPEVLGEQITAALRGGTPTGSRGPVQLFTVTDRSGLPLVLAADGRERPPAWTGIALLDDAPGVHAQEDAHKRRWRAWLYWSNLLQFLDTGGGDAVQLTTGRLEGFPVETLAVTGGNGVLESVRATLAPTATADGTPAPAQTAALSPQAPATAEVSAAGVAPPGRDAAWDRVIEYLDPDEPGLLPLAEALATRGVPVPEDGYELDENGWLAELAWPGARVGVVLGPRPPEGEDEDLEAGDRDRAFAAAGWEVRPAADWTADDIADRLDGAPPSGDRKGRDLPDGTTTENGEKEQP; encoded by the coding sequence GTGAAGCCCACCCTGGCCGCCGCACAGCTCCGTGGCAGTCTGACGCAGTACCTCACGACGACGTACGCCCTGGCCGACGAGGACACGCGCCTCGCGCTGGAGAGGTTCCTCGGCGATCCGGACACGGGCATCTTCCGGGGGCCGTACCTGCGGATCAGGACGCCGTTCCACCCCGCCGACGACGGGTGGCGGTCGGCGCTCGAGTGGCAGCCGTCGTTCACGCCGTGGCGGCACCAGGCGAAGGCGTGGGAGCGACTGAGCACGTACAAAGGGGCGGCCGAGCCGACGCTCGTGACGACCGGCACCGGGTCGGGCAAGACCGAGTCGTTCCTGATCCCCGTCCTCGACCACTGCCGGCGGCAGAAGGCACTGGGCAGGCGCGGGGTGAAGGCCGTGCTGCTGTACCCGATGAACGCGCTCGCCACCGACCAGGCCGGGCGAATCGGCGACTACCTGGCGCAACCGGAGCTGGCGCAGGTGACGGCCGGCCTTTACATCGGCGACAAGCCGGACACGGACTTCCGGCGGGTCATGACGCGGCGCGAGGAGATGCGGCAGTCGCCCCCGGACGTGCTGATCACCAACTACAAGATGCTGGACCTGCTGCTGCAGCGGGCGGAGGACCGGCCGCTGTGGGAGGGGGCGGACCCGGCGTACGTGGTGCTGGACGAGTTCCACACGTACGACGGCGCACAGGGCACGGACGTGGCGATGCTGCTGCGGCGGCTGGCGGCCGCCGTGGGCGCCTCGAAGCCGGAGCGGCCGCTCGGTTCGATCTGCCCGGTGGCGACCTCGGCGACCCTCGGTGAGGGCGGGGGCGACACCGGCGGCATCCTCATGGTCGCCGAGCAGGTGTTCGGCGTGCCGTTCGGTCCGGACTCCGTGGTCAGTGAGGAGCGGCTGAGCGCGGACGACTTCGTCGGCGACATCGACTACGAGTTGCCCGAGCCTCCCAGCCCGAAGGAGGTCATCGAGGTCTCGGGCGGCCCGGGCGTGGAGTCCGACCCGGACCGGCTCGACCTGGACGGGCTCGCCGAGCGGTTGCTGGGGCGGCGCGGCCTTGATGCTTTCCAGATCGGGCGGCTGCTGAAGAAACACGACTTCACCCACGGTGTGCTCGCACTGCTGAACGGCGAGCCGCTCGACGAGTGGGGGCTGCGGGACCGTATGGCCCGCTTCGGCTACGCGTGGGCGCGCACCGCGCGGGAGAACCCTCGGCTCGCGCTGGAGGCACTGTCGCGGTTCGTGGCGCTGCTGTCGTCCGCGCGGGATCCGGAGTCCGACGAGCGCCGACCGCGTCCGCTGCTGCACATCGAGGCGCACCTGTGGGTCCGGCCCGTGAGTCGGGTGCTGAGCGGGGTGGGCGCCCGACCGGAGTTCCGCTGGTACGAGGACGAACGGGCCGTGGCGCGGCGCTCCGCGCTCACCGCGGCGTCCGCGTCCGAGGATCTGGCCGACAGCGACGAATGGCCGATGGCGGACTCGCGGCGGCCCCAGGCGCTGCCCGGTTCGGACACCGTGCAGCGACCGGCCCAGGCCCATCTCCCGGCGATCTACTGCCGCGTGTGCGGCCGCTCGGGTTGGGCGACCCTGTCCCCGGAAGCCGATCCGCAGAAGCTCGAGACGAGCCCGCAGCGGATCTGGTCGGCGGCCCTCGGACGTGACAAGCGACGGCTGCGGTACTTCATCTCGGCGACTCCGGCCGAGGCACGGGACGCCCTCGCGGCACTCACCGGCACCGGCCCGAAGCGGGCGGGCGGCGTCGATCCGCAGTCCGTGGTCGTGCTGGACGGCGCGGAGAGCACCTACCGCATGCCCGTGGCGGAGGACGGGGAAGGGCTGCAGGACGCCTGGTTCGCGCGGGCCATCCTGGGCAAGAAGACGGCCGACCAGGCCGCCCGGGACGACACCTGTCCTGCATGCAACGCCGACAACGGCATCAGGTTCCTCGGCACCGCGCTCGCCGCGCTGGCCTCCGCCACGGTCACCCAGCTGTTCACCGGCGGCCATGAGATCGCGCTGGCTCCCGAGGAGCGCAAGACGCTGCTGTTCAACGACTCCACCCAGGACGCCGCGCACCGCGCCGGGTACGTCGCCAACGCCTCGTACAAATTCTCGCTGCGCTCTCTGCTGGCGCACCAACTGGACGACTCCGGTACGCCGCTCCCGCTCAACGACCTCATCGGCGACGTCCTGGACTCCGTGGACGACCCGCAGACGCTGGCCGCGGTCGTCCCGCCGGACCTGCACGACGAACCGGGCGTGGACCGGCTCCTGTCGGGACGCGGCACGGGGGACGCGCGGACCTGGAAGCTCATCGGGGAACGGCTCGCGTTCGCGACCGTCATGGAGTTCGGGCTGCGGTCGCGACTCGGGCGCACGCTGGAGCTGACCCGGACGACGGCCGCGGAGGTGGTGGTCGAGGAACCCGACCGGATCGTCGCGCTCGCCCGCGACCTGCATCTCACGCTGCCCGGGCAGCTGGGGCTCGACAGTGGCCTGCCCACGCCCGAGCGGTACCTGGCGTACGTGCGGGGACTGCTGGAACGGCTGCGGCTGCGCGGCGGCGTCCGGCACCGGTGGCTCGACACCTGGATCAAGGAAGCGGGCGTCAACCAGTACCTGATCTCCGGGCAACGACCGGAGGGAATGCCCGCCTTTCCCGAGGGGTACGTGGCGCCGCCGCGGTTCCTTCTCGACGGACCCAAGGAGAAGACGAAGTTCGACACGATCACTGGTCGTGGCAACTGGTACCAGGACTGGACGCGGCGCTGCCTCGGCCTGGACGCGGCGCAGGCGACCGAGTACCTGCGCAGGCTGCTCCCCGTCCTCGCGGACGAGGGCGTGCTGTCGGTGCGCACCGCCAAGGACCGCACGACCCGCGTCTACGGCCTGCAACCTGGCCACATACAGGTGCGGCTGTTGGCGGACGACCTGGTCAACAAGGCGTTCGTGTCCTGCGAGGAGTGCGGCTGGCAGCAGGTGGTGCCGCCCGAGCGGCGCACCCGCTGGTACGGACACCCCTGCCCGCGCTGGCGGTGCACCGGCATCCTCACCCCGCCACAGTCCGGCATGTCGTCGACCGGTGCGGGCAGCGGCGGCTTCGGCGGGAAACTGGAGCGCGACTACCGGGCCGACTACTACCGCCGCCTGTATCTGACCGGCGGTACCTACCGGGTCGTCACGGCAGAGCACACCGGCATGCTGACGCGGCCGGAACGGGAGCGCGTGGAGCGGACGTTCCGGCAGGGCACCCACTACACCGACCCCAATGTGCTGTCCTGCACGCCCACGCTGGAACTGGGCATCGACATCGGCGACCTGTCGGCCGTGCTGCTGGGCTCGCTGCCGGGCGGGCCGGCGAACTACGTGCAGCGTGCCGGACGTGCCGGACGCAGGACCGGCAACGCCCTGGTGGTCGCCTTCGGCGGGCGCCGGGCCCGCGACCGGTACTACCTGGACGACCCGACCGAGATGATCGCCGGTGACATCGTGCCGCCGGGCTGCTACCTGTCGGCCGTGGAGATCCTGCGCCGCCAGTACACGGCGCATCTGCTGGACCGGGCGGCGCGCGGCGAACTGACCACCTCGGACGGCGAACCGCTCATGCCGCTCCCCCGCCTGTCGTCGGCGCTGTTCGGCACGACGGGCTGGTGCCAGGACCTGTCGGACGCGGCGCTCACCCACGGGGCGCGGCTGGTGGAGGAATTCCTGGCGCTGTTCCCGCAGGCACCCGGCGGCCCGGACGACGACCGGGGCGTGTCCCTGCACGCCGCGGACGAGTTGCGCGCCTACGCCACCGGCGGCATCGCACGGGCCCTGCAGGAGGCCGAGGAGGAGTGGACGGCGCGCCGCGAGGAGCTGCGCCGCCGTATCGCCGCCATCGACACCGCGGTGGACGGTCTGCTCGCCGAGGACCGTGAACAGGGCGCCGAACGACGTGAGCTGCTCGCGGAGCGGCGCGCCACGGGTGAGCTGCTGCGCGAGCTGAGCCAGGCCAGTGCGCACGGCGCGCTCGTGGAGCTGGGCCTGCTGCCCAACTACAGCCTCACCGACACGACCACGTCTCTGGAGGCCACGCTCTACTGGAAGGAGGCAGCTGGGGACGACGAGGGCACGGAAGCCCCGGAGGGCGACGACGAGCGCCGGAACTGGGTGTACCGCAGCGAGGTCCGCGACTACGAGCGTTCCCGCAAGCTCTCCCTCACCGAACTCGCGCCCGGCAACAGCTTCTACGTCAACGGCTATCGGCACGTCGTACGCGCCCTCGACATCGGCAGCCCGGAGCGGCGCGCCTGGGCCGTGTGGCGTCTGTGCCCGGCGTGCGGATACGCGCGCGCACACGGCGATCCGAAGAACGACACCTCGCCGTGCCCACGGTGCGGGTCACGGGAGATCGCCGACGCGGGCTGCTTGCACCACGTGCTCCAGCCCCGGCGCGTCATGTCCCGGGACAAGCGCGACGACGCCCGGGTGCGGGACGACCGCGACGAACGCGACCGGAGGCGGTACGCCGTTCTCACCACCGTCGACATAGACCCGGCGCATCTGGCGGCCGGATCATGGCGGCACGACGCCGCTGTCTTCGGCGCGGACTTCACGCGCAAGGCCGTCGTCCGCACCCTGAACCTCGGGGTCGACCGGCAGGACGGCAGCAGCACGGTTCCGCTGGCCGGGGACGACGTGCGCCTGAACCCCTTCTTCGTGTGCGCGAGTTGCGGTGGGGCGACCGCCGACGGGCGGCCGGTCGTCGACCAGTCGCAGCACGCGCTCACCGCCTCGCTCGCCCGCACCACCCGCGCGAGCGCCCACCACCAGTTGTGGTGCCCGCGCCGACGGCTGCGCGGCAGCGGGGAGGAGCAGGGCGCCGGACTGGACGTGCCGCTGCTGCTGGCACACGAGCTGACGACGGAGGCCGTTCGCATCCTGCTGCCGGCGTCCGTGGCGCGGGCCAAGGAGCGGCTCGCCTCGTTCACCGCCGCGCTGTTCGCCGGCATAGCGGCCCGCTACGGCGGCGACCCCGACCACATCGACATCACCGCCGCGTCCATGCCGGACGGCGAGGACCGCGACTGGCCGCGCCGGTTCCTCGTGGTGTACGACCGGCTTCCCGGCGGCACCGGCTACCTGCACCGCCTGGCGACCTCCGACGGCTTCCGCGAGGTCCTGCTGAAGGCCCGTGAGGTGATCGAGAGCTGCGGCTGCCTGGAGAAGGGGCTCGACGGCTGTCACCGCTGCCTGCTGCGCCGGGTGCCGCCGGCCGACTACGACAAGGTCAGCCGGAACGAGGTCCGGCAGATGCTCGACGAGCTGCTCGGTGCGGACGGCGAGCGCTGGCGCACCTCGCCCGTCACCACCACCCAGCACATCCCGATGCACCGGCAGGCCGAGAGCGATCTCGAAGTGCTGTTCATCGACACGCTGCGGGAGTGGGCCGGGCTGCCCGAGAGCCGGGCCAGCGGCGACGCCTACATAACGCCGGCGGGCACCCACGCTCTGGACCTGCGGCTGACCGCGGCCGACGGCACCACGTTGAGCTGGCGCGTGTCCCAGCAGCGCGTCCTCGACGGCACCCGCCCCGACGTCCTCTTCGAACGGGTCGACGCGCCGGGCCCGCGCGTGGCGGTCTACCTGGACGGCTACGAGTTCCACGCCGGCCGAGAGCACAACCGGGTCGGCGACGATGCCGACAAGCGCACGCGGCTGCGTGCCGAAGGGCTCAGGGTCTTCCAGCTCACCTACGGCGACGTGAAGGAGTGGCAGCGCCGCGTCCGGGACACCGGCTACGCGGGCGCCGGCCCGGCCGACCCGGTGTGGGAGCCGTACGGCGACCAGGCCCAAGGCAAGGCCCGCGACTACTACGCCACGGTGTTGGGCGGGCTTGCCGGTGAGCTCGCGGAGACGGTGTGGGTCAATCCGGCCGTGCAGCTCGTGGAGTATCTGCGCCGGCCGGACGCCAAGCGCTGGCAGTGGCGGGCGGAGGCCGCCCTGGCGGGCTTCATGGGCGCCGGGGCCCGCCCCGTCGCGTTGCCGCCGGAGGTGCTCGGCGAGCAGATCACGGCGGCGCTGCGGGGAGGAACGCCCACCGGGTCGCGCGGCCCGGTGCAGCTGTTCACGGTCACCGACCGCTCAGGGCTGCCGCTGGTCCTCGCCGCGGACGGCCGGGAGAGGCCCCCCGCCTGGACCGGCATCGCCCTCCTCGACGACGCACCCGGCGTCCACGCCCAGGAGGATGCGCACAAGCGCCGCTGGCGGGCCTGGCTGTACTGGTCCAACCTGCTGCAGTTCCTGGACACCGGCGGTGGGGACGCCGTCCAGCTCACGACCGGCCGTCTCGAGGGGTTCCCGGTCGAGACTCTGGCGGTCACGGGCGGCAACGGCGTCCTGGAGAGTGTCCGCGCCACGCTCGCCCCCACTGCGACTGCCGACGGCACGCCCGCGCCGGCCCAGACCGCCGCGCTTTCGCCGCAGGCCCCGGCCACCGCGGAGGTGTCCGCAGCGGGTGTCGCCCCGCCCGGCCGGGATGCGGCGTGGGACCGGGTCATCGAATACCTCGACCCGGACGAGCCCGGCCTGCTCCCGCTTGCCGAGGCGCTCGCCACGCGCGGTGTCCCGGTTCCCGAGGACGGCTACGAGCTCGACGAGAACGGCTGGCTCGCCGAGTTGGCCTGGCCCGGCGCACGCGTCGGTGTCGTCCTCGGCCCGCGTCCACCGGAGGGCGAGGACGAGGACCTGGAGGCCGGCGACCGCGACCGTGCGTTCGCCGCCGCCGGCTGGGAGGTGCGGCCCGCCGCCGACTGGACCGCGGACGACATCGCGGACCGCCT